One window from the genome of Lacerta agilis isolate rLacAgi1 chromosome 18, rLacAgi1.pri, whole genome shotgun sequence encodes:
- the SGTA gene encoding small glutamine-rich tetratricopeptide repeat-containing protein alpha, with product MAEKRRLAFSIIQFLQDQLHHGGLSPDAQESLEVAIQCLETAFGVSTDDRSLALSQTLPEIFEAAAAKEPQPSPPPSEPVTPSEEEAAEAERLKAEGNEQMKAENFESAVSFYGKAIELNPSNAVYYCNRAAAYSKLGNYTGAVRDCERAIHIDPKYSKAYGRMGLALSSLNKLSDAIVYYRKALELDPDNETYKSNLKVTEQKMKEAPSPTGGAGGFDLAGLLNNPGFMSMASNLMNNPQVQQLMSGMISGGTNPMAAPGASASPNDLASLIQAGQQFAQQMQQQNPELIEQLRSQIRSRTPSASNEEQQE from the exons ATGGCCGAGAAGAGGCGCCTGGCTTTCTCTATCATCCAATTCCTCCAGGACCAGCTGCATCATGGCGGACTCTCACCTGACGCCCAGGAGAGCCTGGAAG TTGCCATCCAGTGCCTCGAGACAGCCTTTGGTGTCTCCACGGACGACCGCAGCCTTGCCTTGTCCCAGACCCTGCCGGAGATTTTcgaagctgctgcagcaaaa GAGCCGCAGCCAAGCCCACCCCCCTCAGAGCCAGTCACCCCCTCAGAAGAAGAGGCCGCAGAGGCAGAAAGGCTGAAGGCCGAAG GAAATGAGCAGATGAAGGCGGAAAACTTTGAAAGTGCCGTCTCCTTCTATGGGAAAGCCATTGAGCTGAATCCGTCCAATGCAGTTTACTATTGCAATCG GGCTGCCGCTTACAGCAAGCTGGGGAACTACACCGGGGCCGTCCGGGATTGCGAACGAGCCATCCACATCGACCCCAAATACAGCAAGGCCTATGGCAGGATGGG CTTAGCCCTGTCGAGCCTGAACAAACTCTCGGACGCCATTGTCTACTACAGAAAAGCTCTGGAGCTCGACCCGGATAACGAGACGTACAAGTCCAACCTCAAAGTCACGGAGCAGAAAATGAAGGAGGCTCCAAGCCCG ACAGGGGGTGCTGGAGGCTTCGACTTAGCTGGCTTGCTCAACAACCCCGGGTTCATGAGCATG gcatCGAACCTGATGAACAATCCGCAGGTACAGCAATT GATGTCTGGGATGATCTCGGGTGGCACCAACCCCATGGCAGCGCCAGGAGCGAGCGCGTCCCCCAATGACCTCGCCAGCCTTATCCAAGC GGGCCAGCAATTTGCGCagcagatgcagcagcagaaccCGGAGCTCATAGAGCAGTTGCGCAGCCAGATCCGCAGCCGGACGCCCAGCGCCAGCAACGAGGAGCAGCAGGAATGA